One Gemmatimonadales bacterium DNA segment encodes these proteins:
- a CDS encoding quinone oxidoreductase — MKAVRVHSTGGPEALRVDDLPVPSPGPGQVLVQVGAVGVNFIDVYHRTGLYPRDLPFILGSEVAGTVTAIGPGVSAVKTGDRVATTDATGAYAEYTLVAADRLVPLPEGVSTRVGAAVMLQGMTAQYLVSSTYPLGQGATCLVHAAAGGLGLLLCQMAKHRGARVIGTVSTAEKAQLAREAGADEVILYTQTDFQAELQRITGGAGVQVIYDSVGRTTFMKGLDCLARRGMMVLMGQSSGPVEPFDPRLLSQKGSLFLTRPTLGHYITSRAELLERSSEVLGGVADGTLAVHIGREFPLTEAQTAHRELESRRTMGKLLLIP, encoded by the coding sequence GTGAAAGCGGTTCGCGTACACTCTACCGGGGGCCCGGAAGCCCTCCGCGTTGATGACCTGCCGGTGCCCTCGCCCGGACCCGGGCAGGTCCTCGTTCAGGTCGGTGCCGTGGGTGTGAACTTCATCGATGTCTACCACCGGACCGGCCTCTACCCACGCGACCTGCCGTTCATCCTTGGCTCGGAGGTCGCTGGCACGGTGACGGCGATCGGCCCGGGGGTGAGCGCAGTCAAGACCGGCGACCGGGTCGCCACCACCGATGCGACCGGCGCCTACGCCGAGTACACCCTCGTCGCTGCCGACCGGCTGGTGCCACTCCCTGAGGGGGTCAGCACCCGCGTCGGGGCGGCGGTCATGCTCCAGGGAATGACCGCCCAGTACCTGGTGTCCTCGACCTACCCGCTCGGCCAGGGCGCCACGTGTCTGGTCCACGCCGCCGCGGGCGGGCTGGGACTGCTCCTCTGTCAGATGGCGAAGCACCGAGGTGCCCGCGTGATTGGCACGGTCTCCACCGCGGAGAAGGCGCAGCTCGCCCGCGAGGCAGGTGCGGACGAGGTCATTCTGTATACCCAGACCGATTTCCAGGCGGAGCTGCAGCGAATCACCGGCGGCGCCGGCGTGCAGGTCATCTACGACTCGGTGGGCCGGACTACCTTCATGAAGGGACTCGACTGTCTGGCGCGCCGGGGCATGATGGTGCTCATGGGACAGTCGAGTGGACCAGTGGAACCGTTCGATCCGAGGCTGCTCAGCCAGAAAGGCTCGCTGTTCCTCACCCGCCCCACTCTGGGTCACTACATCACCAGCCGTGCCGAGCTGCTGGAGCGCTCGTCCGAAGTCCTGGGCGGGGTGGCCGACGGGACCCTCGCGGTGCACATCGGCCGCGAATTCCCCCTGACCGAAGCCCAGACCGCGCACCGCGAGCTGGAAAGCCGGCGCACCATGGGCAAGCTGCTGCTCATCCCATGA
- the sseA gene encoding 3-mercaptopyruvate sulfurtransferase — MPALVTTEWLAEHLGADRLRLVDASCYLPTSGRDAAAEYLEGHLPGAAFFDLDASSDQASPLPHMLPDADAFARRMASLGLSDEDDLIVYDGSGINLSAARAWWMFRAFGHPRVALLDGGSGKWRREGRPLERGAAPPLAPGQFTARLNPDVVLDLAAVRSALGRGMIQIADMRSAGRFAGTEPEPRPGLRGGHIPGSRSLPVAELVGPDGTLLPPAQLRQRILAAGIDLTRPVVATCGSGTSACALIHALHLLGHERATLYDGAWTEWGGRRDTPVATGAADPTPTS; from the coding sequence TTGCCAGCGCTGGTGACGACCGAGTGGCTCGCGGAACATCTCGGAGCGGACCGCCTTCGCCTGGTGGATGCGTCCTGTTATCTGCCGACCAGCGGTCGGGACGCCGCCGCCGAGTATCTGGAAGGACACCTGCCCGGCGCGGCCTTCTTCGATCTCGATGCCTCCAGCGATCAGGCGAGCCCGCTGCCCCACATGCTGCCGGACGCGGACGCGTTTGCCCGGCGGATGGCATCGCTCGGATTGAGCGATGAGGACGATCTGATCGTCTACGACGGCTCCGGCATCAACCTCAGCGCGGCGCGGGCCTGGTGGATGTTTCGCGCGTTCGGTCACCCTCGGGTGGCGCTGCTGGACGGGGGCAGCGGAAAGTGGCGCCGGGAAGGGCGGCCCCTGGAGCGAGGGGCAGCGCCCCCACTGGCACCGGGCCAGTTCACGGCCCGGCTGAATCCCGACGTGGTTCTGGATCTGGCGGCGGTGCGCTCCGCTCTGGGCCGGGGAATGATACAGATCGCCGATATGCGGTCGGCCGGCCGGTTCGCCGGCACCGAGCCGGAGCCTAGGCCCGGTCTCCGCGGGGGACATATCCCCGGGAGCCGCAGCCTTCCGGTGGCCGAATTGGTGGGGCCGGATGGAACGCTGCTGCCGCCGGCTCAGCTCCGGCAGCGCATCCTGGCTGCCGGAATCGACCTGACCCGGCCGGTGGTGGCCACCTGCGGCTCGGGCACCAGTGCGTGTGCCCTGATCCACGCGCTGCACCTGCTCGGCCATGAGCGCGCGACGCTCTATGACGGCGCCTGGACCGAGTGGGGTGGCCGGCGGGACACTCCGGTG